From a region of the Panicum virgatum strain AP13 chromosome 2K, P.virgatum_v5, whole genome shotgun sequence genome:
- the LOC120696028 gene encoding uncharacterized protein LOC120696028, whose product MEGEGWVTSHCLSKEGFPKLLYSTMARLGILDHPEYMGREYEEYGTERCEVTIYIGASKDFPDIKPWSVTTTGFRFEDTYQAIARKALRYLCQIYEKPICRTPMRYFPPLVRNRPIWITRMKTLEGCELREDNPTVVFMARYLLTLDEEYDKQATKLKECNHRAEEAEKQIRKLRVQLAESKAQVTISESREIAAIEALKQADDRHAQELKDAYLVTRVKRRALILGGKECDVLDGIPIVAMDNAKKKFGETPPAPPPTEVSEEASDLEPTKEEVLQQNQPPAESKVGLPLIPLEGPSSLDE is encoded by the coding sequence ATGGAAGGAGAAGGATGGGTCACCAGCCATTGCTTGAGCAAAGAAGGTTTCCCCAAGCTCCTGTACAGCACCATGGCAAGGCTTGGTATTTTGGACCACCCGGAATACATGGGAAGAGAGTACGAGGAGTACGGCACAGAACGATGTGAAGTGACTATCTATATTGGAGCAAGTAAAGACTTCCCTGACATAAAGCCATGGTCAGTTACCACCACAGGGTTCCGATTTGAGGACACCTACCAAGCTATTGCCCGTAAGGCTCTGAGGTACCTATGCCAGATATATGAGAAGCCAATCTGTCGTACGCCAATGCGGTATTTTCCGCCTCTGGTAAGGAACCGCCCAATATGGATTACTCGGATGAAGACCCTAGAAGGTTGTGAGTTAAGAGAAGATAACCCAACTGTAGTGTTCATGGCAAGGTACTTGCTCACCTTAGATGAGGAATATGATAAACAAGCAACCAAGCTCAAGGAGTGCAACCACAGGGCAGAAGAAGCTGAGAAGCAGATCAGGAAACTTCGTGTGCAGCTTGCTGAGTCTAAGGCCCAAGTGACCATATCTGAAAGTCGTGAGATCGCTGCAATTGAAGCCTTAAAGCAAGCCGATGACCGCCATGCACAAGAATTAAAAGATGCCTACCTAGTCACTCGGGTGAAAAGAAGGGCTCTCATATTGGGTGGCAAAGAGTGTGATGTGCTAGATGGAATCCCAATTGTAGCCATGGATAACGCCAAAAAGAAGTTTGGTGAGACCCCGCCAGCACCTCCGCCTACAGAGGTCTCTGAGGAGGCTTCAGACCTGGAGCCTACCAAGGAAGAAGTCCTCCAGCAAAATCAGCCACCGGCAGAGAGCAAAGTTGGTCTTCCTCTCATCCCATTAGAAGGCCCTTCATCCTTAGATGAATGA